TTTAGGAATAAAGAGACACACAGGTCACTTCAGTTTTCAAACTAAAAGTTGAAACATTACCTGACTATTTACATATGAGAGATTTCCATTCGGTTATATATTTGAAACCCAACCTATGCTTAATCCACAAAAATATGTCACATCCAACGTCAAAGGTCTTAACAGCACGATTAAGAGGAAAAGAGTCTATACATACCTTAAGAAATTAAAGGCTGACATCGTGTTTTTACAAGAAACACATCTTACAGCCAGTGAACACAAGATATTGAAGAGGGAATGGGTAGGACAAGTTTTTGCGTCCTCTTTTCACTCcaaagcaagaggaactgcaATTTTGACAAGTAGACACTTCTGCGTCAATAACACCATCTCTGCTCTCTCGggcaggtttgttttggtgcaGGGGCATATGTTTTCGGAGTCTTGGACCTGATTGAATATTTATGCTCCCAATTTTGATGACCATATGTCTTCCTTCAGGCTGCTCAAGCACCACCAGGATGGCTACTGGCTGGAGGAGATTTACATTTTTGTTTAGATACAGTTCTTGATAGGTCCTCTGATAAACCCTCACTTCTTACCAAAGCCGGCAAGCTCACCATGTCATTCATGAAAGATCTCCATTTGCTAGACATCTGGAGACAGTTGCACCCACAGGATAGGGACTACTCTTTTTTTTCACacccagacaacacacacacacacacacacgcatagataaCTTTTTACTATCGACCCAACTGTTTCATAGAGTGTTAGATATCGAGTatctccccagattgcttagtGACCATTCTCCTCTGGTATTATCTATCTCCATACCAACCAAGGTAAATAGAGCATATAGATGGAGACTAAATTATACACTCCTGAAGCAACCTGAATTTTGTGCATTCATCAAGGAGCAGATCAATATTTTTTACTTTGACAAACAAACCCTCCGCTCCTGACAGTTTCATTCTTTGGGACACATTGAAGGCCTATCTGAGGGGACAGATCATTTCCTATACTGAAGGGTTGAAGAGAAAACACGGTGCGGAACTGAGTGTCCTTCAATCTGAAATCTCCGAGCTAGAGAAAACCTACCAAAGAGGCCCGACTAAAGATCTATACAGGCTTTTGATAAATAAAGAACTGAAATATAATACTCTGAACACATATAAAGCTGAGAGGGCCTTCACTAAATCAAAACAGTGTTACTACGAGCTTGGAGAGAAAGCACACAAAGTATTGGCAtggcaactgaaagcagaggaaagTAAGAGGACAATTAATGCTATAGAAACTCTTACTAATGAGATATCATTCGACCCTACTGAAATTAATGATACTTTTAAGAAATACTACAAAGAGCTCTACACTTCCCAATCAAGTGATGATCTATCAGAGAtcgactcctttctctcctctctcaacctcccatgcctgtcaggggaagacagcgagcgcctgagtgaacacttctcagttcctgaatTGTTGGAGGCCATTAAATCCTTACCTTCTAATAAATCTCCTGGGGAGGATGGCTTCCCTCCAGAGTTCTATAAAGAATTTAGGGAGCTGTTGGTCCCCTACCTTATGGAGGTACTTAAAAAAGCAGGGGAAGACAACTGCTTTCCAGAGTCTTTCTCTCAAGCATTGTCAAACCTCCCCAATTTCAGAATGTACTACTGGGCTGCACAGTCTAGGTTTCTGGCTCAGAGGTTTGACAATggtccctctccctcatggttgaaCATTGAAAAGTTTGAGGTAAGTGATGACACTGGGGCAGAATTGTTTTACAAATGGGACAGAAAATCTATAAAAACCATCACAGACAACCCTTTAATCATACATTCTGTCCTGGCATGGTGCAAACTGCATCAGCTGTTCAGACGAGAGGGATTCCTTTCCCCTAAATCCCCTTTATGGAACAATAGATTGATTCCTATGTTTTTCCAGAATAGTAACTTTAGACCATGGTCTGATAAGGGGATCACACTTCTGGAACATTGTTATGAGGAGGGAGTTCTTATGTCTTTTGATCAGCTGAAACAGAAATACCACTTGCCTAACAGGGACTTCTTTAGCTACCTACAACTACGAAACTTTATTAGGGTGTCTCtcaagggacaatggaacctacctaAGATGTCACCTATTGAACAACTCTGCCACGCAGACCAACCACTGTTCAAGACCATTTCCCGTGTTTACGATGCTCTTATGTCAGGACTAACACTGCTTGAGCTAGATAAACCCCGACTTAGATGGGGAAATGATCTGGGTATTAATCTTGATGAGGGTCTATGGAGTGACCTATGCAGGGATGGTGTTACTTCCACATTGAACTCCAGATACAGACTGATCCAGTTTAATTTCCCCCATCagctctatatcaccccatctagactgcacaagttcaaccctgatatctcctccctatgttttagatgtggctcagatgaaggaacattcctccattccacttggcagtgttcaaaactacacggtttctggcagggggtatgcgataccatatcctcaattcatggggttgcattccctttagacccggaggtctgtctactgggcaactttactaacttcaatcttaggcaaagccatactataaagctaacagaaatattgctagcgattgccaagaaatgtattgcCTTAAAATGGAAATCGGATTCCCCCCTACCAGTTGCAATGTGGCTATCGGAAGTTAATCGTTGTATTCCACTGGAGAAAATCAGTTACTGCTTGAGGAATAAATTAGAGccattttacagaatttggcaaccttttattgactatatggagaatctcccccaaATCACATTGATTGAATCTCTATATAATCCGCACACAATGTTTCACACGTAATGTATAATATGTAGCCTACGGCAGGTCCAATGTCCAATGTctcattattataattttttatttgacTTATTATGACTTATTTattgtatatttgtatatataattattattttttatgctCGCCTGTTACTGTCACTTTGACATATTGTTGTCTATTATCATTTCACTTTGGTTTTGAATGTTCttaattggaaaatgcaaaaataaaatatattaaagaAATTCAAAACCTGCTCCAGGACACTCAGGACCTCATACTAATGTGAAGGTTTActctccaacaggacaacgaccctaaacacacagccaagacaacgaaggagtggcttcaggacaagtctttgaatgtccttgagtggcccagccagagctcggacttgcacacaatcaaacatctctgaagagacctgaaaatagctgtgcagcaacgctccccatccaacctgatagagcttgagaggatatttagagaagaatgggagaaactccccaaatacaggtgtgccaagcttgtagcgtcatacccaagaagacttggctgtaattgttgccaaaggtgcttcaacaaagtacagagtaaagggtctgaatgcttatgtaaatatcaTATCaggttttttttatatacatttgcaaacatttctaaaacttgtttttgctttgtcattgtggggtattgtgtgtagattgaacaGGGGGGAAAAtctattcaatccattttagaataaggctgtaacgtaaaaaaaaatggaaaaagtcaaggggtctgaataccttccgaatgcactgtatatatggcTATAGCCTTGTCAGATCTTAAAGATTAAGttctttaaaggggcaatctgggattcaaacaacAAGGGCCAGCCCACCCGTTTTTGAGGTAAACAGCTGAGGAATGAGACTCGAGAAGTGTAACCACACTCATATGAGACAGAGtgatggatgcaaggactgaccatccatgagatcaGCATTTTTGTTTTGAAGTTGAGACAGCTACTAACTGTTGAATTAAACTTTTGAGACATTTATAAGTTATCCTATTTTCTTCAAGAATCAAGGGCTATATTCACCGAGTGTAAAAAAcactaggaacaccttcctaatattgagttgcaccccttttgccctaagaacagcctcaatggactctacaaggtgtctaaagagttccacagggatgctggcccatgtacattaagttggctggatgtcctttgggtggtggaccattcttgatacgtgaaaaacccagcagcgttgcagttcttgacacactcaaaccagtgcgcctggcacctactaccatacccaatttaaaggcacttaaatgatttgtcttgcccattcaccctctgaatggcacactgaTGAAGGAATTTGTTTCCTATATGTTCATTAACCAATTTAATTATACAAAGCAAACACTCTGTCcgtttataagaatttgtaagatccttatttgcataaaatagaCATAGACCCGTGTCCAAATGTAATCAATagtgtttattctcgagagtactctGACGTGCATATACAAAAAACGTTATTTGTATCCCTTCTTTTACTaactcacatacatacacactaatcTGGTTTATCTCCTGAAGCCTTTTACCAGTTTATTACCCTTTAGCTGACAGTTCCAGACGGAAAACCTGGAGGGGggctctccctgtctcctcttatCTTCACAGAGTTATAGTTGGGTGGTTCAAACATAGCTTAATGATCCACAGAGTTTTCTttaagcacacacacagacattcctTTCTAACCCCTCCCTAACAAATAATCCCAATGGTTAAATTTCTGGATAGAATAATTTAATCATTTATCTTAACCCTTGATAAAATattctaacacacacatacacaatccacgtctcaacTGTTTTAAGGCTGAAACATCATTATTGtctcctcccttcatctacactttaTGAAGTGGATTAaataggtgacatcaataagggatcattgctttcacctggattcacttggtctgtctatgtcatggaaagagcatgtttgtacactcagtgtataatgtaTTTAAAAGTCAAAACATGTATTGAAAAGTATAAAGAATAAACCGTTTAAAGTAGATCGCTTACGTGTTTGGGACACCATTTAAAAGTATGACGGCTGCTAAGCTAGCCCTGCCAAGTGTCATTTTCTCCCCTAGTTACACATATAGTTTTTCAGAGATATCAAAAGACCTTGTATGataattttgtattatttttagtCTGCCTCGTGTTGTTGGGGTTATCAATAGAAATTAAAATCACCAGCTCAGATGATGGCAAGATAGACCCTTTTCCTGCAGTCGAATGACAAAAttgccctctagtggcctcatggatggaacattattcatatttttcataattaaaaAACATGACTTCTTTTTTAAATGCTGAAAATCCAGTATTTCTCTGTCAAACGGTttggttatatttcagtcttttgTGATGTATATAATGTCTAATATTGGGatgaactcaaaatgtaatacatttcaactctatatctgacacggTACATGTGAATTCTCTTTTTAAGACCATAACCTTGTGTGTGAGGTGTACACTTTTGTTTCAATGTAGAtctgtttaagactaccaagaaatcctctgtgtgaccctgatttagcccactgcagtaaaaggtttcaCAGATGGAAAAGTTTTCCATTGGATTTCATTTCATTTAGTTCTTTTATTAGCTGTCAATAACAATAATCGCCTGGGTTCAaaaactatttgaaatctttcaaatactgttGGCATTTGCTCTAGTCTAGCCTTCTTCAAACCTCTCCATGGGGACCCCCAGCCATTCTatgtacagggccttcagaaagtattcatacaccttgacttattccacatttagttgtgttacagcctgagttcAAAATGGTTGAAAGATATGTTttatctacacacaattctccatattgacaaagtgaaaacatgttttcagaagtgtttgctaatttattgaaaatgaaatacagaaatacagtatctcatttacataagtattcacaccactgatTCAAAGCATTTTAgaatcacttttggcagcgattgcagctGAGTCTTTCAGGGTAAGTCTAAGAgcgttgcacacctggattgtacaatatttgcacatcattttattaattcttcaagctctgtcaagttggttgttggtcattgctagacagccattttcaaatcttgccattgattttcaagatgatttaagtcaaaactaacaaGGCCACTCtcgaacattcaatgtcgtcttggtaagcaactccggtgtatatttggccttgtgttttaggttattgttctgctgaaaggtgagttaatctcccagtgtctggtgaaaagcagacTTAACCAGCTTTTCTTCTATTAATTTGCCTCTGCTTAGCTTCATttcgtttcttttttatcctgaaaaactccccagtccttaacgattacattcatagccataacatgatacagccaccactatgcttgaaaatatggagagtggtactcagtaatgtgttgtattggatttccccagaacataacactttgtattcaggacaaaaagtgaattgctttgccacattattTGCAGTAATACTTtattgccttgttgcaaacagcatgcatgttttgaaatatttttattctgtacaggcttccttttcactgtcaattaggttagtattgtggactaactacaatattgttgatccatcctcagttttctcctatcacagccattcaactcagTAACtactttaaagtcaccattggcttcatggtgcaatccttgagcggtttccttcctctccggcaactgagttttttgcagtgactgggtttattgatacaccatccaaagtgtaattaataacctcaccgtgctcaaagggatattcaatgtctgtttttgtattacccatctaccaataggtgcccttctttgcgaggcattggaaaacctcccctgtctttgtggttgaaactgcgtttgaaattcactgctcgactaagggaccttacagataattgtatgtgtggggcacagagatgaggtagtcattcaaaaatcatgttaaactattattgcacaaagagtgagtccatgcaacttattatttgACATACAATTTTGTTTTTactactgaacttatttaggattgccataacaaagggttcgACTGacttaatttgtaaaaaaaaatctaaaaacataactccactttgacattatggggaattgtgtgtaggccactggcacaaaatctcaatttaatacaaaTGAAATACAGGCTGTAAACAATcaaattcaaggggtgtgaataaagTGGGAGTGGCGAAATAAGTGGGTGGATCATCGGCGATGGGTGTAACATCAGCGCTCTTTGATTGGTTAGACTCTTTTGATTGAGCGGCCTTGTTTTTAGTTTCTAAATGTGTTTTCATTGGTCAGTTCCTGTGTGGTGATACTGATGGTTTGTCAGGACAGTTGCAGTCCCGCAAAACGGTCTCTAAATTCTGCCCATTTAGCTGTTCGCTTTCCATACACCCACTTGTGTTGATACGACTGTATATGTTGACACACGCATGTTCCGGCAGCCATGTTGACTTCCAGTTACCCATGAGTCAAACGtctgggggtccctgaggagagattTGAAAAATACTTCTCTAGTCTGCTTGATGGACGAGGTTAGCACTCGTCACTATTCTATCCTTTCCACTCTGCCGtgcaggcaagctcaatcaagcccagataGAGTATTTAagatgatttcaaatagtatttaaacTTGGGTATGGACCTTACACATTCTACCCTACATTCTTTACTCTATGCTGTTTTTGAAACAGGTATACAAAGATGAAGACGGCCACCAACATTTACATCTTCAACCTGGCTCTGGCCGACGCCCTGGTCACCACGACAATGCCTTTCCAGAGCACCGACTACCTGTTGAACTCGTGGCCGTTTGGCGAGGTGGTGTGTAAGGTGTTCATATCCATCGACTACTACAACATGTTCACCAGCATCTTCACCCTAACCATGATGAGTGTTGACCGCTATGTGGCCGTGTGCCACCCGGTCAAAGCCCTAGATTTCCGGACACCCATCAATGCCAAGATGATCAACGTGTGTATCTGGATGCTGTCGTCGGCAGCCGGGATACCAGCACTGCTACTGGGGGGCACCCAGACCAACAATGGTGAGaatgcatgcagacacacacacagtcatgaaTCACGCACACAAAAGAATGCATGCGCATGgatccacacacgcacacattgcCGAAGAGAACGTAATGAAAATTTGATGCACAGTTTGAGCTGGTTCATTTTATGCCTCTGTTTGAGTGAATCAATGTGCAGAAGTGCCCATCTAATCTCAGAACATTTCGGTCCTATTCTGTAGAGGGGAAGAATGATCAATCTAAGCCATGAGCTTGCCATTATCTATAAACCATATATTATTGTTTCTAAATACAGATGAAGCTGTGAATAAGTGGGAAAAAGAGGAAGTTCCCTGTTGAGTTTACATTAGGCATTCCATAACAGCACCGCAGAGTGAGAGATGAACCAGACACAAAGGGAAATGAATGTGTTCTCAGAACACTTTGTATGAGCCTAGGTGCATTTCAtcggttctctctctttctcgacctcctctctcctctcctctctctttctcttctcccttctctctccctctaggcaCCACGGAGTGTGCCTTACAATTCCCGGAGCCATACGTGTACTGGGACACCGTGATGAagatctgtgtgtttgtgtttgcctTCGTGGTGCCCGTGCTCATCATCACCGTGTGCTACTCCCTGATGGTGCTACGACTCAAGAGCGTGCGTCTCCTCTCGGGCTCCCGGGAGAAGGACCGCAACCTGCGACGCATCACCCGCCTggtcatggtggtggtggtggtatttgTAGTGTGCTGGACGCCCATCCACATCTTCATCCTGGTCAAGGCGCTGGTGAGCGTTCCAGAGACCACCGCCGTCATGGCCGCCTACTTCTTCTGCGTCGCGCTGGGCTACACCAACAGCAGCCTCAACCCCGTCCTCTACGCATTTCTGGATGAGAACTTCAAGAGGTGCTTCAGGGACTTCTGCGTCTCGACAAAGCTGAAGAAGGGGGACAAGGGGTCGGGTAAAAACGACACCGTAAGGTCCCCGGAGGCCCCAGTTCCACTGGAGAACCCACACGGGACTAGAAAGCCGGCATGACTAACCATGGAAGTGTCTTTCATTTCTCAAGTTGGAAAGGAAGACTCTAATGATCTGGGCCTAACCCAGGCGATATCAGGAATGTGAGCACAGCAGTGCTACTGTTCCTCTGTAAATAGCTCCAACTAGATGACTGGTGTTCCATTGTTTCTCTTGCAGTTATTTGTTCCTATCTCACAATGGAGATTCGCTAGGATCACCTACTCTCGGAAGAACTTATCGAAAGCGGTTGTTGGAGACAGAGCCATAGAGCGGTGAATGAGGTGAGCACCTCGCCTCCTTTAAAGGAGCCACTCTCCCGCCCTCTGGTTATTCTCGCCTCTCTTCCACTCAAAGAGTTTTACTCTCTAGCTCACCTCAGATCAACAGGATCTCTGTTTTCCTGGTTAATGGCTCAAGTGAACTGTGAAGGATATCGCTGCTGAGCGTAGGTCTTCAGACTCTGTCAAGAGGTTGAGTACTGACCGGAAGGTTTTTGTTTTGTGCAGAAATGTGTTTTCTACTTCTCAGTCTCTGTTGGTAGCTAGCTTCATGGCTAGCTATTGAAACTTGGTTAGCCAACGCTGCAAGGCTAACTTGGCTATCTCGCTGAGAGCCAAGCTAACCTCAATAGCAGATCCTACCTGCAACACGGTAGCATTGCTAGCTCCCTTCTCTCGTCTAGTGCCCCCACTTGGTTTCCTTCAGccagcactgagctagccacgCCACACCTTCACCAAGAGGTACCTGCTAGCTAACACCCCACTAGCCTTGGCTATAGCGTACTACTGTGCTCATTATTGCTAGCTGTTAGCCACAAGGCTTCTAACTAGCTAGCTTATTACTCTGTTTACATGAGCTACTATTTCCTAGCCACATGCCGCAAGGCTTCTAATTAGCTGGCCTATGCCGTCGTTACGTTGTTCTTACAAAAGATGTTGCTTTCTCCCCCTAGCAAGTTCCAAAAAGTGAAAAAAAGTTTTTAAAGTACGAAATATCAGAACAAGCAATGTCAAGAGTGAAATTAaatgataaatatatatatatatatatacactgctcaaaaaaataaagggaacacttaaacaacacaatgtaactccaagtcaatcacacttctgtgaaatcaaactgtacacttaggaagcaacactgattgacaataaatttcacatgctgttgtgcaaatggaatagacaaaaggtggaaattataggcaattagcaagacacccccaaaaaaggagtgattctgcaggtggtgaccacagaccacttctcagttcctatgcttccaggctgatgttttggtcacttttgaatgctggcggtgctctcactctagtggtagaatgagacagagtctacaacccacacaagtggctcaggtagtgcagttcatccaggatggcacatcaatgcgagctgtggcaaaaaggtttgctgtgtctgtcagcgtagtgtccagagcatggaggcgctaccaggagacaggccagtacatcaggagacgtggaggaggccgtaggagggcaacaacccagcagcaggactgctacctccgcctttgtgcaaggaggtgcactgccagagccctgcaaaatgacctccagcaggccacaaatgtgcgtgtgtcagcatatggtctcacaaggggtctgaggatctcatctcggtacctaatggcagtcaggctacctctggcgagcacatggagggctgtgcggccccacaaagaaattccaccccacaccatgactgacccaccgccaaaccggtcatgctggaggatgttgcaggcagcagaacgttctccacggcgtctccagactctgtcacgtttgtcacatgtgctcatgtgctcagtgtgaacctgctttcatctgtgaagagcacagggcgccagtggcaaatttgccaatcttggtgttctctggcaaatgccaaacgtcctgcacggtgttgggctgtaagcacaacccccacctgtggacgtcgggccctcataccaccctcatggagtctgtttctgaccgtttgagcagacacatgcacatttgtggcctgctggaggtcattttgcagggcgctggcagtgcacctccttgcacaaaggcggaggtagcggtcctgctgctgggttgttgccctcctacggcctcctccacgtctcctgatgtactggcctgtctcctggtagcgcctccatgctctggacactacgctgacagacacagcaaacctttttgccacagctcgcattgatgtgccatcctggatgaactgcactacctgagccacttgtgtgggttgtagacttcgtctcatgctaccactagagtgagagcaccgccagcattcaaaagtgaccaaaacatcagccaggaagcataggaactgagaagtggtctgtggtcaccacctgcagaatcactccttttttgggggtgtcttgctaattgcctataatttccaccttttgtctattccattt
Above is a genomic segment from Salvelinus fontinalis isolate EN_2023a chromosome 25, ASM2944872v1, whole genome shotgun sequence containing:
- the LOC129822754 gene encoding delta-type opioid receptor-like codes for the protein MEGTPVDIFKDDKCLLALAEDCYMNSTSQSGFAAGDNLTLDSDGEEESMSPIIPIITAVYSVVFVVGLVGNCLVMYVIIRYTKMKTATNIYIFNLALADALVTTTMPFQSTDYLLNSWPFGEVVCKVFISIDYYNMFTSIFTLTMMSVDRYVAVCHPVKALDFRTPINAKMINVCIWMLSSAAGIPALLLGGTQTNNGTTECALQFPEPYVYWDTVMKICVFVFAFVVPVLIITVCYSLMVLRLKSVRLLSGSREKDRNLRRITRLVMVVVVVFVVCWTPIHIFILVKALVSVPETTAVMAAYFFCVALGYTNSSLNPVLYAFLDENFKRCFRDFCVSTKLKKGDKGSGKNDTVRSPEAPVPLENPHGTRKPA